The DNA segment GACTACCCGGCGCGGTATTGCGCCGTATCTGGAGGGCCAGCGGGTCAGCCGCGTGGTGGTGCGTGAGCGGCGCTTGCGCTGGCCGATTCCGGAGGATCTGGATGTGCGCCTGTCCGGCCAGCGCATCGTCACGGTGGAGCGGCGGGCCAAGTACCTGCTGATCAATGCCGAGGTGGGGACGTTGATCAGTCATCTGGGTATGTCGGGCAACCTGCGCCTGGTTGAGCTGGGCTTGCCCGCGGCCAGGCACGAGCATGTGGATATCGAGCTGGAGTCAGGGCTGGCGCTGCGCTACACCGATCCGCGTCGGTTTGGCGCGATGCTTTGGTCGCTCGATCCGCTGAACCATGAGCTGCTGCTGCGGCTGGGGCCGGAACCACTGACCGATCTGTTCGATGGTGATCGGTTGTTCCAGCTGTCGCGGGGCCGCTCGATGGCGGTCAAGCCGTTCATCATGGACAACGCGGTGGTGGTTGGCGTGGGCAATATCTATGCGACCGAGGCGTTGTTCGCCGCTGGGATCGATCCACGGCGTGAGGCGGGTGGGATTTCCCGGGCGCGCTATTTGAAGCTGGCGATCGAAATCAAGCGGGTGCTGGCGGCGGCCATCGAGCGCGGTGGTACCACCTTGCGCGATTTCATTGGTGGCGATGGGCAGCCGGGGTACTTCCAGCAGGAGCTGTTTGTCTATGGGCGCGGTGGGATGCCGTGCAAGCTGTGCGGTACCCCTTTGCGTGAGCTGAAGCTGGGGCAGCGCGCTAGCGTCTATTGCCCGCGTTGTCAGCGCTGACGCTATCGCGGGGCAAGCCCGCTCCCACGCAGCTCATTCTTCGATATTGAGACGGCGTGGGAGCGGGCTTGCCCCGCGATTTGCCTGCTTCAGGTTAAGGAGCGATCACAGCCTCGCCCACACCGCGCGGATCACTTGCCGCTTCTAGCGTCCCCGCCGCCTTGTCCCAATACAGCACCTGCTGGTTGCCGTAGCTACGCCCCAGGTCCTTCAGGCGATACCCGCGAGCCTCCAGCTCAGCTTTTTGCACAGCGCTGAACGTCCCCGGCTCATGCTCAACCACGTCCGGCAGATACTGGTGGTGATACCGCGCCGTCGCCGGCCATTCGCTCACCGGTCGGCCCTCAAGAAAACCCATCACCGACAGCAGCACCATGCTCGGAATCCGGCTACCACCCGGCGTGCCGAAGCTGGCCAGCTGGGTCGGGCTCTCGATAAAGCTGGGGCTCATGCTCGACAGGGGGCGCTTGCCCGCCGCCACGGCATTGGCCTGGCTGCCAGCGAGTCCATAACTATTACTGCCGTGTGGATCGGCGGCAAAGTCGTCCATCTCGTTGTTGAGCACCACGCCACTGCCTGGCACGGTGAAGGCCGCGCCGAATGGCAAGTTGACCGAAAGGGTGGCTGACACTGCATTGCCGTCGGCGTCGATCACCGCAAAGTGCGTGGTGTGGTCGCCTTCGCGCCATGCCGGTGCGGGGGCCAAGGTGCTGCTGGGCGTGGCTTGGTAGACGTCGATGCTGTCGGCAAGCCCGGTCAGGTAGTTGCGCGCCAGCAGGCGATTGATCGGGTTGCTGACGTAATCCGGGTCGCCCAGTAGTCCACGATCTCGATAGGCCCGGCGCAGCACTTCAATCACGTAATGGCTGCGCTGGACCGGCTCGGCGCTTTGCCAGGGCAGGCGCTGGAGCATCGCCAGGCTTTGCGCCAAGGCCACGCCACCTGCCGAGGGCGGTGGGCTGCTGATCAGTTGGCGTTGGTTGGCCAGGTTGAAACGCAACGGCTCGCGCCAGACGGTGCGGTAGTTGGCCAGGTCATCGAGGGTCCAGATACCGCCCGCCTCGCGGATTCCATCTACCAACTGTTCGGCCAGCACGCCTCGGTAGAAGCCATCACGGCCGTCATCGGCTATGCGTTGCAGGGTGTGGGCCAGCTCTGGCTGGCGGATGACCGCGCCCAGCGGCGGGACTTGGTTGTTCAGCAGAAATAACCGTGCGCTTTCAGGATCGTCACGCAGCGCACTCAGGCGCATGGTGGCGCGGTCGCGATAGATGCGGTCCACGGTAAAGCCCTGGTTCGCCAGGCGAATGGCTGGGGCAAGGCTGTCCTTGAGCGGCAGCTTGCCGTGAGTGGCAGCGAGTTCGGCCAGGGCTTGAGGCAGGCCGGGAATGGCTGCGGCCAACGCGCCATTGATCGAAAGCCCCGGGCTGACTTTGCCCTGCTTGAGGTACATGTCCTCGGTTGCGCCGCCAGGGGCGCGCTCGCGGGCGTCGAGGAAGCGGTAGCGCGGGGTTTGCCCAGCTTCTCGCAGCAGGAAGAAACCACCGCCGCCAAGCCCCGAACCATAGGGTTCGACCACCGCCAGCGCAGCGCTGACGGCAATTGCCGCATCGAAAGCGTTACCACCTTGCGCAAGGATTTGGCCTGCCGCCGCAGTGGCTTGCGCATGCGGGCTGGCGATTGCCGCGCGGCCAGGGCCTTGAGCGTGGGCCGCAGTTGCCAGCAGCGCCAGAACGGCGCCCAGGGCTGCGCTGCGAAACGCGCCGACGAACGGCATCAGGCTTTGCCGGTGATCCGACGGTATTTGGCCATCAGTTCGTCTTCGGTTTCCGGGTGGGCTTCATCCAAGGGGATGCAGTCGACCGGACAAACCTGCTGACACTGCGGCTCGTCGTAATGGCCCACGCACTGGGTGCACAGGTTTGGGTCGATCACGTAGATCTCTTCGCCTTGGGAGATGGCGGCGTTCGGGCACTCGGGTTCGCAGACGTCGCAGTTGATGCAATCGTCGGTGATGATCAGGGACATGGGGGCTCCGGCCGGGGCTCTGGGCCCGGGCATGTTTCAGACCTAATGGGCACAATTGTGCCGCAATCGCGCCCGCAGTGCACGCGGGCGCGACGTCAGGCCGTGTAGATCACTTCTTGAAGCGTTCGGTCAGGGCCTCGGCCACCACCGGATGGACGAACTTGGTGATGTCACCGCCCAATGCGGCAATTTCCCGGACCAGGGTCGAGGAAATGAACGAATAGCGCTCCGACGGCGTCAGGAACAGGCTCTCGACGTCCGGTGCCAGCTGGCGATTCATGTTCGCCAGTTGGAACTCGTACTCGAAATCCGAGACCGCGCGCAGGCCACGCAGGAACACATTGGCATTCTGCTCCTTGGCGAAATGCGCAAGCAGGCTGGAGAAGCCGATGACTTCGACATTGGGCAGGTGCCTGGTGACCTCACGGGCCAGCTCAACCCGCTGTTCCAGGGGGAACAATGGATTTTTCTTGGGGCTGGCCGCCACAGCGATGATCACGTGATCGAACAGACGCGAAGCGCGCTCGACCAGGTCGCCGTGGCCCTTGGTAATAGGGTCGAAAGTACCCGGGTACAACACTCGGTTCATCGCGTCATCCTGGCTTGGAGTGCGTTGGGGAGTCGGATGGTAGCGCAGCGATTGCGCCCGGCCAAGCGGTGCGGCCTGACGAAGGCACTATAGACAGTACGGATATGGGTTGTCATGTGGCTTGCCTGTATTGGCCTAATCGCGGGGCAAGCCCGCTCCCACGCCCATCGGCGCACGATTCGTGGGAGCGGGCTTGCCCCGCGATCGGCCCAGTTCAGGCTTAGCGGATGAACAACTTGTAGACCAGGCGCTGCAACGCCCTGCCATACGGCGGATAGATCAATCGCGCCGCGTTGAGCCTTTGCTTGGCCAGCACGGCCTTGGCCTTGCTGAAGGTCAGAAAACCATCCTGGCCATGGTAGTGGCCCATGCCGGATGGGCCGATGCCGCCAAATGGCAGATCATCCTGGGCAACATGCAGCAGGGTGTCATTCAGGCACACTCCGCCGGAGTGGGTGTGATGCACCACGTAGTCCTGCTCGGCCCGGTTGTAGCCAAAATAGTAGAGCGCCAGTGGTCTGGGACGCTGGTTGATGTAGGCCAAGGCGTCCTCAAGACGGTCATAAGGCACTAGCGGCAGTAATGGGCCGAAAATTTCGTCCTGCATCACCTGCATGTCATCGTTCACATCGAACAGCAAATGCGGGGGCAGGCGCCGACCCTGGCGCGTTTCGTCGGGGTACAGGTCGAGCACCTGCGCGCCCTTGTCGCTGGCATCGGCCAGTAGCCGCTCAAGGCGCTGCAGCTGGCGCGGGTTGATGATCGCGCTGTAGTCGCGGTTGTCGGCAATGCTTGGGTACAGGCGCCGGACCGCACGTCGATAGGCCTCGGCGAATGCACCTAAGTGGTCGCGAGGCACCAGCACATAGTCGGGCGCGACACAGGTTTGCCCGGCGTTGAGGGTCTTGCCAAAGGCGATGCGCTCGGCGGCGCCGTCCAGCGCTGCGCTGGGCGAGACGATAGCGGGTGATTTACCGCCCAGCTCCAGGGTTACCGGCGTCAGGTTGTGCGCGGCGGCCAGCATCACCTGGCGGCCGATGCTGGTGGCACCGGTGAACAGCAGGTGATCGAAAGGCAGGCGGGCGAAGGCCTGGCCAACTTCCACCTCGCCGAGCACGACACTGACCAGATCAGCGGGAAATACCCGCTCCAGCAGCGCTTTGAGCGCCGCGGCACTGGCCGGCGTGGCTTCGCTGAGCTTGAGCATCACCCGGTTGCCGGCCGCCAGGGCGCAGGTCAGCGGGCCGATGGCGAGAAACAGCGGGTAGTTCCACGGGACGATAATCCCGACCACGCCCAACGGCTGGTACAGCACGCGCCCGGTCGCCGGCTGGAATGCCAGGCCTACCTTGCGCCGCGCGGGCTTCATCCAGCGCTGCAGGTGTTGCTCGGCATGGCGCAGGCCCTGCACCGACGGCAACAGCTCAGCAAGCAAGGTTTCATCGGCGCTGCGTCCATCGAAGTCGGCGTCAATCGCTTCGATCAGTGCATCTTGGTCCGCCAACAACGCTTCGCGCAGGCTTTTCAGCCATTGTCGGCGCTGGGCTGCGGGTGGCATCGGGTGGCTGGCGAACGCCTGTCGCTGGCTGGAGAACAACGCCTGCAGGTCGAGGTCCGAATGCACAGGGGGCAGGGAAAAAGACGAAGTCATGGGAGCTCCAAGAGGCTGCACAACCCCTAGAGCCTATACTCTAAAGCGGCGCTTGGCTGGAGTTTTTCCCCCTGCTGCAACGGTGCATCTTGGTCGCGATTAACCGTAAGATGCAGCTATCTACAAGCCTGCAGACTGGAGCTGAGCATGGCCCCGCGCATCAAGACCCGTGAGCGCATCGTGCAGAACAGCCTGGAGCTGTTCAACCAACAGGGCGAACGTAGCGTCAGCACCAATCACATTGCCGCGTACATGGAGATTTCTCCCGGCAACCTGTATTACCACTTCCCTAACAAGCAGGCGATTATCGCCGTGCTGTTCAGCCAGTACGAAGAGCTGGTCGACAGTTTCCTGCGACCGCCCCAGGGCCGCGCCGCGACGGTTGAGGACAAGCGCTTCTATCTCAAGGCCTTGCTGGCCGCGATGTGGAATTTTCGCTTTCTGCACCGTGATCTTGAGCACCTGCTTGAAAGCGACCTGGAGCTGGCTGCGCGCTATCGACGTTTTTCCCAACGCTGCCTGCAGCAGGGCCAAGCGATCTACCGTGGTTTCGTCGATGCCGGGATTCTGGCCATGGAGCCTGCGCAGATTGAGTCGCTGACCATCAACGCCTGGATTGTGCTGACCTCTTGGGTACGGTTTCTCAGTACCACTCGCGAACATACCGCGCACTTGGGTGAAGAAGCCTTCAAGCGCGGCGTCTATCAGGTGCTGGTACTGGAGCTCGGCTTCGTCACCGCTGACGCCCGCACTGCCGTGGATGCGCTGTGCCAGGAATTCCACATACCGTTCAACCAAGCCCTGGAGCAGTGAGCCAGGGCTTTCGTGCCATTGATCAGGAGATTGTCATGCCCCTTGCGCAATTGATCACCCCGCAACAACTGGCCGAGCAACTCGACTCGCCCAAACTGGTGATCCTCGATTGTCGTTTCGCCCTGGAAGACGTGGACTACGGCCAACGCAGCTATGCCGAGGGACATATCGCCGGGGCGCATTTTGCTGATCTGGAACGGGACTTGAGTGGCAAGGTGGTCAAGGGCGTGACCGGTCGTCATCCACTGCCCGAGCCGCAGCGCCTAGTCGAGCGCTTGCGCGAGTGGGGTGTGGATAACGACAGCCAGGTGGTGCTGTATGACGATGGTCCCGGCGCCTTTGCGGCCCGTGCCTGGTGGTTGCTGGCGTGGCTGGGTAAGCGCGACGGGGTATCGATTCTCGATGGCGGCCTCAAGGCCTGGCACGCGGCGCACCTACCGTTGAGTCTGGATCCTGCACCCAAGCGCGAAGGCACCTTCAGCGGCGAGCCAGACATGCACCTGTTGATCGATGCCGAACAGCTGGCCAAGACGCTGAAAAAACCAGAGTTGACCCTGATCGATGCCCGCGGTCTGCCGCGTTTTCGCGGTGAAGTCGAACCGATCGATCCGGTGGCTGGGCATATTCCGGGCGCTCAATGCGCTGCATTTACTGACAATCTGGGCGCAGATGGGCGCTTTTTACCTGCTGATCAGCTCAAGCAGCGCTTTGACGAGAAGCTGGCGGGACGTGCGCCCGAGCAGTTGGTGGCGTATTGCGGGTCAGGGGTGACAGCTTGTCACAACCTATTCGCCTTGGCATTGGCGGGGTATCCGCTAGGCAGGCTGTATGCGGGGTCGTGGAGCGAGTGGATCAATGATCCGCAACATGGGGTTGCGACAGGCGACTGAACCTGACTTCAAGTGGAGGCTGGCTAACGATTCGGGCTCAGCCTCCCTCTACCAGCCACTGCGGAATCCGTCGCTCCAGGTAATACCCCGGATTGCGCAGGCTGCCATCGACAAACCCGACATGCCCACCACGGCTGTGCAGCTCGAAGTGCGTCTGCGGCGCCAGCTCGTCCGCCGTGGGCAAGCTGTGGCTGAACACGAACGGGTCGTCGCTGGAGTGAATGATCAGGGTCGGCGTGCGATTTTCGCCCAGGTAATAGCGGCTCGATGAGCGCCGATAGTAATCGTGCGCATCGCTGAAGCCGTTGAGCGGCGCGGTCACCTTGCCATCGAAATCCCAGAACGTGCGCAAATTGCGCAGAGTGCCGAGGCGCTCCAGCGCCGCCACCCCTTCCTGGTGGCCGTTAGCGCGCAAATGCCGCTCCTTGTGCTGCACGTAGGCGAGCATTTCACGCATGAAGTGCGCCTGGTAGACCTTGGAAAAGCCCTGACCGATGCGGTCGGCACACTCGTCCAGACGAAACGGCACCGACACCGCTACCGCTGCCTGCAGTTGGCTGGCCGAGCCGCTTTCACCCAGATACTTGAGCAACACATTGCCGCCCAGTGAATAGCCAACTGCATACAGCGGCGCCAGTGGCCGCTGGGCACGCAGATGGCTGATGGCTTCGGCGAGGTCTTCGCTTGCGCCGGAGTGATAACTGCGGGCCAGCAGGTTCGGCTCGCCCGAGCAGCCACGCCAGTTCACCGCGACACTGGCCCAGCCACGCGCCAGCAAGGCTTGCTGCAAGCCTTTGACGTAGGGTGAGTTGGATGAGCCGGTCAGGCCGTGGAGCACCAGCACCAGCGGTGCGTCATGCTGATGCGGGCCGTGCCAGTCGAGGTCGAGGAAGTCGCCATCGGCCAGCCAGAGCCGCTCTCGGCTGCGCTGCAATTCGGGCATCTTGCGCCAGAGCGGCCCCCACAAGGTTTGCAGGTGGGGGTTGGAAATCCCGGTGGCCGGGCGGAACGTGGCGGTGAGGCTGGGCATGCTGGGCGACTCTTTGTGTGCCTGCCTAGAGTGCCATGGAACACCGCCACTGTACCTACGCTATTGGTCGGCAATCAGCCGCGTTGCCACAACGCGTAATGCACCTGGCCGGTTTTCTTCTCGCGGTGCAGGCGCCAGTTGGCTGGCATCTGCAGCGAGGATGGCGCGGCTTCGCTTTCTGTGTAGATCCAGGCGCGCTCACGTAGCCACTGATGCTGTTCGAGCAGGTTGCAGGTGTTGGCCAGCAGGTCCTGGTGAAACGGTGGGTCGAGGAACACCACGTCGAACTGCTTTTTCGCCTCGCCGTCCAGATAGCGCAGGGCATCGGTCTGCAAGATCTGCCCGCGTGGGCAGCGCAGCAGTTCCAGGTTGTCCTTGAGGTTGCTGATGGCTGCCGGGTTGCTGTCCAGTGCCACGGCATCTTCGGCGCCGCGAGACAACGCTTCAAGGACCAGGGCGCCACTGCCGGTGAAAGCGTCGAGCACCTGGGCGCCCTCGATGTAGGGGGCGAGCCAGTTGAACACGGTTTCGCGTACGCGATCAGGGGTTGGGCGCAGGCCTTGGCCCGCAGGCACCGCCAGGCGACGGCTACGCCACTCGCCAGCGATGATGCGCAGGTGGCCCTGGCCTTGGCTCGCGCCCTGGGCGGCGCGAGCGGGGGTGGATGGCTTGGCCATTAATGCTCCGGTACGCCAAGCGGCTGCTCGGCGGGTTTGTCAGTAGGCGGTGGCAGTGGTTTTTGCGGCACTTTCGGGCCAACCGTGACGATCACCAGTTTGTCCGCCGCCAGGTGTTTGTTCATGGCTGCCTTGACCTGCTCGACGGTCAGGCTCTGCGACTGCTGCATGAAGTCTTCGAGCCAGGTCAGCGGCAGGTTGTAGAAGCCGATCGCGCCCAGCTGGCCGACGATACTGGCGTTGCTGGCATTGGACAGCGGGAAGCTGCCGGCCAGTTCGCGCTTGGCGTCGTCCAGCTCTTGCTGGGTGGGGCCATTGCTGAGGTAGTCGGCGAGGATATCCTGCACCAGCTTGAGGGTGCCTTCGCTCAGTTCGGCGCGGGTTTGCAAGTTGATCATGAACGGGCCGCGCACCTGCATCGGGCTGAACACCGAGTAGACGCCGTACGTCAGGCCGCGTTTTTCCCGCACTTCGCTCATCAGCCGGGTGCCAAAAGCACCGCCACCGAGGATCTGGTTGCCCAGCGACAGCGCAGCCCAGTCTGGATCCTGGCGGTCGATACCCAGCTCGGCGAGCATCAGGTGGGTCTGCTTGGACGGGAAGTCGATATGGGTGACGCCGGCCTTGGGCTCGCTCGGCTCGGCTGGTTTGGCCAGGGCGGCACCTTTAGGCAGCGCGGCGGAGACTTGAGCGGCGATGGCTTCGGCTTCGCTACGGCTCAGGTCGCCGACCAAGGCGATCACCGCATTGCCTGCGGCATAGGCCTTGGCATGGAAGTCGCGCAGCTGTTGCTGAGTGATCCCAGGGATGCTCTGGGCGGTGCCGTCGCTCGGGTGCGCGTAAGGGTGGCTGCCATACAGGTTGGCGAACAGCGCCTTGCCAGCGATCTTGCCTGGGTTCTGCTTTTCGTACTCGAAACCGGCCAACAGCTGGTTCTGGATACGCTTGAGGGCGTCGGTAGGGAAGGTCGGCTTACCGGCGACTTCAGCGAACAGTTTCAGTGCCGGTTCACGTTTGTCCGGGGCGCTGAGGCTGCGCAGGGTAGCGACCGCCATGTCCCGGTAGGAGCCGTTGCCAAAGTCCGCGCCCAGGCCTTCGAAGCCTTCGGCGATGGCGGTCACGTCCTTGCCGGCGACCCCTTCGTTGAGCATGGCGTTGGTCAAGGTGGCCAGGCCAGGGACGTCGCCATCCTGGCTGCTACCGGCGGCGAAGGTCACGCGCAGGTCGAACATCGGCAACTCACGGGCCTCGACGAACAGCACCCGCGCGCCTTCGGCGGTGGTCCAGTTCTGGATGTTCAGCTCGCGTCGGCTGGGCGTCTTGCCGTCCAGCTCGGCCAGCGATTGCAGGGTATTGGTCGGGCGGGCGGCAGCGCTGTCGGCCTTGCCCGCGTTGTCCGATTGGGCAGGGCGGGCCAACAGCAAGGCTGCGGCCACTACCAGCGCGATGATGCCCAGGCCGATCAGGGTATAGCGTGGGGCGCTGCGATCACTCATGAGCGGACTCCTCGGGCAGTACATGGGCAACGCTCAGGCGTTCGCGGGTGAAATAGGTGCGGGCGGCGTCCTGGATGTCCTGCGGGGTCACGCGCTTGAGCTCATCCAGTTCGCTGTCGATCAGCTTCCAGGACAGGCCCACGGTTTCCAGCTGGCCAATGGTGGTGGCCTGGCTGCTGATGGAATCGCGGTCATACACCAGCCCGGCGATGACCTGGGCGCGCACGCGCTCGAGCTCTTCGGCGGTCGGCGGGGTGGTCTTGAGCTCGTCGAGCAGCTGCCAGATGCCTTTTTCCACATCCGCCAGGGTTTTCTGCTTTTGCACGTTTGGCGTGGCCGAGATCAGGAACAGGCTGTCGCCGCGGGTGAAGGCGTCGTAACCGGAGGATGCGCCGGCCACCAGTTCCTGGCCGCGCTCCAGGCGCGCGGGCATGCGTGCGCTGTAGCCGCCGTCGAGCAGCGCCGAGATCAGGCGCAGGGCGTGCACGCTACGTGGGTCCTTGGCAGTGGCCAGGCCCGGCACGTTGAAGCCGTAGATCAGGTTCGGCAGCTGGGTGCGCACATGCAGGGTGAGTTGGCGCAGGCCAGGCTCGGCCAATTCCAGCGGCAGCTTGGAAGGCGGCACCGTGCGCTTGGGAATGGCACCGAAGTACTTTTGCGCCAGGCCCTTGACCTCATCGACGGTGACATCGCCGACCACCACCAGGGTGGCGTTGTTCGGCGCGTACCAGGACTCGTACCAGTGGCGCAGCTCCTCGACCTTCATGCGGTCCAGGTCGGCCATCCAGCCGATGGTTGGGGTGTGGTAGCCGCTGGCCGGGTAGGCCATGGCGCTGAACAGCTCGAACGCCTTGGCATTGGGCTGGTCGTCTGTGCGCAGGCGGCGCTCTTCCTTGATGACCTCGATCTCGCGGCTGAATTCGTCGGCCGGAAGACGCAGGCTGGCCAGGCGGTCGGCCTCAAGCTCCAGGGCGACCGGCAGCCGATCTCGGGCCAGAACCTGGTAATAAGCGGTGTAGTCGTCGCTGGTGAAGGCGTTTTCTTCCGCGCCCAGATCACGCAGGATGCGCGAGGCTTCACCAGGGCCAAGCTTGGCGCTGCCTTTGAACATCATGTGTTCGAGGGCATGCGACAGACCGGTCTGGCCCGGGGTCTCGTAGCTGGAACCGACCTTGTACCAGATCTGCGAGACCACCACTGGCGCGCGATGGTCTTCGCGCACGACCACTTTCAGGCCGTTGTCGAGGATGAACTCGTGGGTCGGTTGCGGATCGGCGGCGAGGGCTGCCAGCGGCAGGCAGAGCGTGCTGAGCAACAGGCCAGCGGCACGGCGGGCTAGAGCATTCATACGTTGATTAACCTGTACGGCGGCCCGCTTCGGTTTAGCGTCGGCGGGCCAGGAGGTGCTAGGATACTGATCCGGTTGCCTGGCGACCATGCCTGTCGCCGTTCTGGCCCGCAGGACCTACGACAAAACGTTGCGCATGAACCAGCCGGATTCAAGATAGTCTGTTCTGCGTGATAGAGAATTCCAGATGCGCCGCTAATGGCCCATCGCTACCCTGAGATAGCCGTCTTCCATGTTTGGTTCCAACGACGACAAAAAAGCGCCGGCCGAGGCTGGCGAGAAGAAAGGCCTGTTCGGCTGGTTCCGCAAGAAACCGCAGCAACCTGTCGCCGAACAGCCGCAAACGCCTGAGCCTGAGGCTGCCGAGCCGATTGTGCCCGTTGAGCAGCCTGCTCCGGACGCGCAGGTGACGCAGCCCGAGCCTGCCCCTGTGCAGAGCTCGCCAGCGGCAGAAATCGAGCAGCCACCACAGAACCCTGTGGCCGCGACCGTGACGCCGACTGCCGAGCCGGCTCACACCCCTGTCAGCTCGCTGGTTTTGCCGGTGGCCGAAGAGCCTGTGGCGCTGGTTCCTGACCTTGAGCCTATGGAGCCCCCGGCGATCCCGCTGCGCCCGGCTGTCGAACCTGTGGCCCCGGTGGTGCAGGCGCCCGAGCCCGCTGCGCTGCAGCCTGAAGCTGTCGCCGTGGCTCCGGTCATCGAGCCGCAGCCTGTCGAGCCTGTTGTTGCTACTGCTGCCGTAGCTGAGCCAGAGCCGGTTGTCGTGGCGCCAGTGCTCCAAGCGCAGCCAACGCCCGCTGTGGAAGCCGCGCCGATCGTCGCCGAGCCTGAACCTGAGCAGGCCCCAGCGGGGGTTGCCAATGAGCAGTCCAAGCTCGGCTTCTTCGCTCGCCTCAAACAAGGCCTGTCGAAGACCAGTGCCAGCATCGGCGAAGGCATGGCCAGCCTGTTCCTGGGCAAGAAAGTCATCGACGACGACCTGCTCGACGAGATCGAGACCCGCCTGCTGACCGCTGACGTTGGGGTTGAGGCCACC comes from the Pseudomonas urmiensis genome and includes:
- a CDS encoding M16 family metallopeptidase; this translates as MSDRSAPRYTLIGLGIIALVVAAALLLARPAQSDNAGKADSAAARPTNTLQSLAELDGKTPSRRELNIQNWTTAEGARVLFVEARELPMFDLRVTFAAGSSQDGDVPGLATLTNAMLNEGVAGKDVTAIAEGFEGLGADFGNGSYRDMAVATLRSLSAPDKREPALKLFAEVAGKPTFPTDALKRIQNQLLAGFEYEKQNPGKIAGKALFANLYGSHPYAHPSDGTAQSIPGITQQQLRDFHAKAYAAGNAVIALVGDLSRSEAEAIAAQVSAALPKGAALAKPAEPSEPKAGVTHIDFPSKQTHLMLAELGIDRQDPDWAALSLGNQILGGGAFGTRLMSEVREKRGLTYGVYSVFSPMQVRGPFMINLQTRAELSEGTLKLVQDILADYLSNGPTQQELDDAKRELAGSFPLSNASNASIVGQLGAIGFYNLPLTWLEDFMQQSQSLTVEQVKAAMNKHLAADKLVIVTVGPKVPQKPLPPPTDKPAEQPLGVPEH
- the ftsY gene encoding signal recognition particle-docking protein FtsY gives rise to the protein MFGSNDDKKAPAEAGEKKGLFGWFRKKPQQPVAEQPQTPEPEAAEPIVPVEQPAPDAQVTQPEPAPVQSSPAAEIEQPPQNPVAATVTPTAEPAHTPVSSLVLPVAEEPVALVPDLEPMEPPAIPLRPAVEPVAPVVQAPEPAALQPEAVAVAPVIEPQPVEPVVATAAVAEPEPVVVAPVLQAQPTPAVEAAPIVAEPEPEQAPAGVANEQSKLGFFARLKQGLSKTSASIGEGMASLFLGKKVIDDDLLDEIETRLLTADVGVEATSTIVQNLTQKVARKQLADADALYKSLQEELAALLRPVEQPLKVEAQNKPYVILVVGVNGAGKTTTIGKLAKKLQLDGKKVMLAAGDTFRAAAVEQLQVWGERNQIPVIAQHTGADSASVIFDAVQAAKARGADVLIADTAGRLHTKDNLMEELKKVRRVIAKLDADAPHEVLLVLDAGTGQNAISQAKYFNQSVELTGLALTKLDGTAKGGVIFALAKQFKLPIRFIGVGEGIDDLRTFEAEPFVKALFAEREHS
- a CDS encoding M16 family metallopeptidase, which translates into the protein MNALARRAAGLLLSTLCLPLAALAADPQPTHEFILDNGLKVVVREDHRAPVVVSQIWYKVGSSYETPGQTGLSHALEHMMFKGSAKLGPGEASRILRDLGAEENAFTSDDYTAYYQVLARDRLPVALELEADRLASLRLPADEFSREIEVIKEERRLRTDDQPNAKAFELFSAMAYPASGYHTPTIGWMADLDRMKVEELRHWYESWYAPNNATLVVVGDVTVDEVKGLAQKYFGAIPKRTVPPSKLPLELAEPGLRQLTLHVRTQLPNLIYGFNVPGLATAKDPRSVHALRLISALLDGGYSARMPARLERGQELVAGASSGYDAFTRGDSLFLISATPNVQKQKTLADVEKGIWQLLDELKTTPPTAEELERVRAQVIAGLVYDRDSISSQATTIGQLETVGLSWKLIDSELDELKRVTPQDIQDAARTYFTRERLSVAHVLPEESAHE